A segment of the Flavobacterium azooxidireducens genome:
AGTGCACGGACAATGGGTTTCGTATGATGAAAGCGGAAATAAAGTGGCCATGGGTCAATATCAAAACGGAATGAAAATTGGTAAATGGTTCTTTTGGACCGGAGCTGATTTAACAGAAGTAGATTATTCTGATAGTAGAATTGCACAAGTGAAAAAATGGTCGCAAGGTGCTGTTGTGCAAGTGAACAAAAATTAACTATACCTAAACTCAACCTTAAAAGAGCTTCCTAATTGAAGCTCTTTTTTTATTGTATTTTCTTTTTAGTACGATTTAATTCTTTAAAGGATGAAATGATTTTTGCCATTGCTGCGGAATGATCTTCTTTTCGCTTTAGTTCTGTCCAATTGACAATTTGGTAATATTTTTCTAATCCTTTTATAAATCCAAATTGATAATAGACGTCAATTCCATCCACTGTTCCGCTTACGTTCATGAGTTTTGCGTCCATTCCGTTGATTTTGGTGTCTTCAAAGTTGGAGAATTTCCCATTTTTAATTGTAACGGATAAATTATCTTTTAATAAGTTAGAATATCCGGTTAAATTGGGTTTATAACTTTCTGCTAAATACTCATCTTGAGTCACTAAATCATTAAAATCGGAAATCGGTTCATCAATAACTATCGTGTAAAATTCGCTAAAGAGATTTTGATATTGCAACGAAGCATCTTCATGCAAATTATCTGCTTTGGAAAGTGTTTTGGGTAACTCTATTTCGTATTGTCCTTTAATTTTGATGGATTGAATTTCTTCATTGGTACAACTTACGATCAAAAAGGAAATTAAAAGATAGCAACTGATTTTGATTGTTTTCATGTGAAAATATTTTGTGCAAGATAAAAAAAAACCACGCTTTCACGTGGTTTAATTGGTTAATTTGTTTCGGTATTTAAATCTAGTTTTTTCTTCTTTTTCTTTTTTACTTTAATTTTTCCTTTGTGAAGCAAAAAGAACATCACCGGAACAATTACTAAAGTAAGGAAAGTGGCAAAAATTAATCCATAGATAACGGTTTTGGCTAATGGTCCCCAGAAAATTACGTTGTCTCCACCTATATAAATGTTTGGGTTGTAATTAATGAATAGCCCAAAAAAGTCAACGTTCAATCCCATTGCTAGCGGAACTAACCCTAAAACGGTGGTAATTGCGGTTAACAAAACCGGTCTTAAACGAGAACGTCCACCTTCAACAATTACATCTAAATATTCTTGTTTGTTTAATAAGCCGTCTTCATCTAATCCTTTTTCGTTCAATTTTCTGTCAATAAGCAATTGAGTGTAGTCAATTAGAACAATGGCATTGTTTACAACAATTCCGGCCAACGAAATAATTCCCATCATCGTCATAATGATGACAAAATCGTTTTTGAAAATAACCATTCCGAAAAATACCCCTGCAAAACTGAGTAGAACCGAAACCATAATGATGATTGGTTTGGATACCGAATTAAACTGAGCTACTAAGATTAAAATAATTCCGCCTAACGCAATTAATAAAGCATTTACCAAGAAACTCATGTTTTTTGCTTGCTCTTCTTGTTCTCCTGTAAATGAAAAGTTAATGTCTTCACCTGTTTTGTAATCTTCTAATTCTTTTTTAATTTTTTCTACAATTTCATTGCCATTATAGCCGGTTACAACATTAGAATAAACAGTAATGACACGTTTTAAATTCTTTCTTTTTATGGTGTTAAAAGTGGTAGAATTCTCGTTAGAAGTAATGGAAGAAATCGGAACTTGTACCAATTTTCCGGAAGCTTGATCTCTAAACGTTATCGGTTGGTTGTAAATGATGTTATTGTCATTTCGTTGAGCTTCGGGTAAACGAACATTGATTTCAAAATCGTCTTTTCCATCTTTGTAAGTTGAAATTTTTTCGCCAAAAATCGCTCTTCGCAACGTTTGACCCACTTGACCGGAAGTGATTCCGAGTTGACCAGCTTTATCTAAATCTACTTTTATATCAACACCTGGTTTTTCTTTGTTTACATCAATTTTGAGTTCTTCAATTCCGCCAATGTTTTTTCCGTCGATAAAACTTTTCATTTTTTTGGCTTCCATCAACATTGCATCATAATCTTCACCCGAAATTTCGATGTTTACAGGATATCCGGCTGGCGGACCGTTTTGCTCTTTTTCTACAATTACCGAAACACCGGCATAGCCTTGCACAGCCGAACGGATTTCTTCCATCACATCCAAACTATTTAGCCCTTTACGGTATTTGAATTCCCGCATGGTTAAAGTTACTTTTCCTCGGTTTGGCATATCGTTTTGAGCACCACCTTCGGTTTGCGGATTTCCAGCACCTTGACCAACTTGACCAATGGCACTTTCTACCATATAATTATCGCCGTCTTCTACATATTTATTGGCAATGGCGTATACTTTTTTCTCAATTTCTTTTGTAAATTCATTGGTTTTTTTGATGTCCGTTCCTTCAGGAAATTCAATATAAACCATAATTTGATTCGGCTGATTTTCCGGAAAGAACAACACATTTGGTTGAGCAATTCCGACGGCAATGAATGATAAAATCAATAAACCAAATGTGCCAAACAAGAAAGACCAAGGTTTTCTTCCGCCTAATGCAAATTGTAAAAAGTTACGGTATTTATTTTCGAGCCAAACTAAGATAATTCGTTGAAAATAATCTTGTGCTCCCACCAGAAAATATTTGTAAACCCATAACATGATGGCAAAGAAAAGCATCAGGTTTCCTAAACCTTTTAATCCGCCAGAACTTGATATAAAACCAAGAATTAACATTACTAATCCAATTCCGCCCACTAATCCGCTTAATTTGATGAGTGATTTTTTACTCATTTCTTCTTCTTTTATTTTCATAAAATCGGATGTTAGCATCGCATTAATTACTAACGCCACAAACAACGAGGAGAATAATACAACGGACAATGTCATTGGAAAATAAATCATGAATTTACCCATGGTTCCGGGCCATAATCCTAACGGGAAAAAGGCAGCTAAGGTAGTTGCAGTAGATGCGATAATTGGCCAAGCAATTTCACCAATACCTTCAATAGCAGCTTGCTTTCTGGATTTTCCTTCGCTCATTAAGGTGTAAA
Coding sequences within it:
- a CDS encoding toxin-antitoxin system YwqK family antitoxin, whose translation is MKKLFIAAMLVVSGVLFAQEDNAKHEVVDQMVKSTFYHDNGQVQQEGFYKDGKVHGQWVSYDESGNKVAMGQYQNGMKIGKWFFWTGADLTEVDYSDSRIAQVKKWSQGAVVQVNKN
- a CDS encoding efflux RND transporter permease subunit, translating into MSKINKEFAISTWAINNKMTVYVITAILLIGGLMSYYSMPRESFPEIIETKIYISSINPGNSAEDVEKLITKPLEEEFNNISGVTKITSNTLEDYSMILVEFDEDISVEDAKQKVKDKVDRVKSDTEWPTIDGGGKVEPNVFDLNIAEEVPILNINITGDFSSEKLKEYAEYLEERIERLPQIKEAAIRGAEDKEVEIAVDMYKMASAKVSFDDIVNAVKFENKTVSGGGVSNNGIKKNIRVIGEIKKPSDLENIIVKKQDGNVYLKDIATITFKEKERTTYARDYGKPVVMLDIKKRSGKNMVEAVDGLKAIIDKAKENYFPEGLTITYANDQSERTIAQVDDLVNNIIFGVILVIGVLMFFLGFRNALFVGFAIPLSMFMSYMILASFGITLNTMVLFGLVMGLGMLVDNGIVVVENVYTLMSEGKSRKQAAIEGIGEIAWPIIASTATTLAAFFPLGLWPGTMGKFMIYFPMTLSVVLFSSLFVALVINAMLTSDFMKIKEEEMSKKSLIKLSGLVGGIGLVMLILGFISSSGGLKGLGNLMLFFAIMLWVYKYFLVGAQDYFQRIILVWLENKYRNFLQFALGGRKPWSFLFGTFGLLILSFIAVGIAQPNVLFFPENQPNQIMVYIEFPEGTDIKKTNEFTKEIEKKVYAIANKYVEDGDNYMVESAIGQVGQGAGNPQTEGGAQNDMPNRGKVTLTMREFKYRKGLNSLDVMEEIRSAVQGYAGVSVIVEKEQNGPPAGYPVNIEISGEDYDAMLMEAKKMKSFIDGKNIGGIEELKIDVNKEKPGVDIKVDLDKAGQLGITSGQVGQTLRRAIFGEKISTYKDGKDDFEINVRLPEAQRNDNNIIYNQPITFRDQASGKLVQVPISSITSNENSTTFNTIKRKNLKRVITVYSNVVTGYNGNEIVEKIKKELEDYKTGEDINFSFTGEQEEQAKNMSFLVNALLIALGGIILILVAQFNSVSKPIIIMVSVLLSFAGVFFGMVIFKNDFVIIMTMMGIISLAGIVVNNAIVLIDYTQLLIDRKLNEKGLDEDGLLNKQEYLDVIVEGGRSRLRPVLLTAITTVLGLVPLAMGLNVDFFGLFINYNPNIYIGGDNVIFWGPLAKTVIYGLIFATFLTLVIVPVMFFLLHKGKIKVKKKKKKKLDLNTETN